Proteins from a genomic interval of Panthera uncia isolate 11264 chromosome C1 unlocalized genomic scaffold, Puncia_PCG_1.0 HiC_scaffold_4, whole genome shotgun sequence:
- the FABP3 gene encoding fatty acid-binding protein, heart, translating to MVDAFVGTWKLVDSKNFDDYMKSIGVGFATRQVANMTKPTTIIERNGDTVTIKTHSTFKNTEISFQLGVEFDETTADDRKVKSIVTLDGGKLVHLQKWNGQETTLVRELVDGKLILTLTHGSVVCTRTYEKEA from the exons ATGGTGGACGCCTTCGTGGGCACCTGGAAGCTAGTGGACAGCAAGAATTTCGATGACTACATGAAGTCGATTG GTGTGGGTTTTGCTACCAGGCAGGTGGCCAACATGACCAAGCCTACCACAATCATCGAAAGAAATGGGGACACTGTCACCATAAAAACACATAGCACCTTCAAGAACACGGAGATCAGCTTCCAGCTAGGGGTGGAGTTCGACGAGACAACAGCGGATGACAGGAAGGTCAAG TCCATCGTGACGCTGGACGGAGGCAAACTTGTTCACCTGCAGAAGTGGAACGGGCAAGAGACAACACTGGTGCGGGAGCTAGTTGATGGGAAACTCATCCTG ACACTCACCCATGGCAGTGTAGTTTGCACTCGTACTTACGAGAAAGAGGCATGA